A portion of the Paenibacillus hamazuiensis genome contains these proteins:
- a CDS encoding formate/nitrite transporter family protein, translated as MDFVKPEQVLEQMVQAGANKANLSIKDLLIRGFLGGAILAFATTFAFTATAQTKLGLVGAVVFPVGFVMIVLLGLELVTGSFALIPLAVLEKRVTVRQMLNNFWWVIVGHVAGSIAYAALFYAAATNFGHVSDNAVVQTIIKAAETKTNGYSGIGFDGMVAVFSKAILCNWMVTLGAVMAMTSQSTLGKIAAMWLPILTFFAQGFEHAVVNMFVIPAGMMYGANVTLSGWWLWNQIPVLLGNFVGGVLFTGIFLYLTHLKKGADAGKKQSKAA; from the coding sequence ATGGATTTTGTAAAACCGGAACAAGTGTTGGAGCAGATGGTGCAGGCCGGTGCCAACAAGGCGAACCTGTCGATCAAAGATTTGCTGATCCGCGGTTTTTTGGGCGGAGCGATTCTCGCCTTTGCCACCACGTTTGCGTTCACCGCTACAGCTCAGACGAAGCTTGGGTTAGTGGGTGCCGTCGTTTTTCCAGTAGGATTTGTCATGATCGTGCTGCTGGGGCTTGAGCTTGTCACCGGCAGCTTCGCCCTCATCCCTCTTGCGGTATTGGAAAAACGGGTAACGGTCCGCCAGATGCTGAACAATTTTTGGTGGGTCATCGTCGGGCATGTGGCCGGTTCGATCGCTTATGCCGCGCTGTTTTACGCAGCGGCGACCAATTTCGGCCATGTGAGCGATAATGCGGTCGTACAGACGATCATCAAGGCGGCCGAGACGAAAACAAACGGTTACTCCGGCATCGGCTTCGACGGCATGGTGGCCGTGTTTTCCAAGGCGATTCTGTGCAACTGGATGGTGACTCTGGGCGCCGTTATGGCGATGACCTCGCAATCGACGCTCGGCAAAATCGCCGCCATGTGGCTGCCGATCTTGACCTTTTTCGCACAAGGGTTCGAGCATGCCGTGGTAAACATGTTCGTCATTCCGGCTGGAATGATGTACGGAGCCAACGTGACATTGAGCGGCTGGTGGCTGTGGAACCAAATCCCGGTGCTGCTCGGCAACTTCGTAGGCGGAGTGCTTTTTACAGGTATTTTTCTATACCTCACTCATTTGAAAAAAGGAGCGGACGCCGGAAAGAAGCAGTCCAAAGCGGCGTAA
- the cobA gene encoding uroporphyrinogen-III C-methyltransferase: protein MGIEKGTVFFVGAGPGDPKLITLKGLECIQIADVIVYDRLANPALLEHARKDAEIIYVGKHPSHHTIPQEQINEIIVAKALEGKTVTRLKGGDPCVFGRVGEEALELVEHGISYEIVPGVTAGIAVPAYAGIPVTHRKVATTFAMVTGHLCQDDTIPEEKWNALATGIDTVAFYMGMSNIEFLCGQLVRHGRAPQTPVAVVSWGTTSLQRTVIGTLENIARKVAEEKVPNPAIIVVGEVVRLREKLEWIVEKQFSGA, encoded by the coding sequence ATGGGGATCGAGAAGGGAACAGTATTTTTTGTAGGAGCCGGGCCGGGCGATCCCAAGCTTATCACCTTGAAAGGATTGGAATGCATACAGATCGCGGACGTGATCGTATACGACCGGCTGGCCAACCCGGCATTGCTGGAGCATGCGCGCAAGGACGCGGAGATCATATACGTCGGCAAGCACCCGAGCCATCATACGATTCCGCAGGAACAGATCAACGAGATTATCGTCGCCAAAGCGCTGGAAGGCAAAACGGTCACCCGGCTGAAGGGAGGAGATCCGTGCGTATTCGGGCGCGTCGGCGAAGAAGCGCTGGAGCTTGTGGAGCACGGCATCTCCTATGAGATCGTGCCCGGCGTAACGGCGGGCATCGCGGTTCCCGCCTATGCGGGCATTCCGGTTACGCACCGCAAGGTGGCGACGACGTTCGCGATGGTGACCGGGCATTTATGCCAGGACGATACGATTCCCGAGGAAAAATGGAACGCGCTCGCCACCGGCATCGATACCGTCGCCTTTTACATGGGCATGAGCAACATCGAATTTTTGTGCGGGCAGCTTGTGAGGCACGGAAGAGCGCCGCAGACCCCGGTGGCCGTCGTCTCGTGGGGGACGACAAGCCTGCAGCGAACCGTGATCGGGACGCTGGAGAACATCGCGCGGAAGGTGGCCGAAGAGAAGGTGCCCAATCCGGCCATCATCGTGGTGGGAGAAGTCGTCCGCCTGAGGGAGAAGCTGGAGTGGATCGTGGAAAAGCAGTTCTCCGGAGCTTGA
- a CDS encoding alpha/beta fold hydrolase, translating to MDLYYEISGEGKPVILMHSGGADRRDWTFVAPVLAERYRAIAWDGRGCGKSPSPTETADYIGDLRAFMDHLQLEEAVLVGHSIGGQIATEFALTYPQRVSKLVLIAPDLSGFPYSKEFMEWMESIRSAAPDIERMMEISLASASYRVVMASPQRELMTEMWKYNTGKMFEWATWESVWPKPPAFERLGELSVPTCFILGKEDVPDLHRIAECFRAVPDIRFVEIEGADHKPTLTHPEEICRHITEFLED from the coding sequence ATGGATTTATATTATGAGATATCCGGCGAAGGTAAACCGGTCATTCTGATGCATAGCGGAGGGGCAGATAGGCGCGACTGGACGTTTGTCGCTCCGGTTTTGGCGGAGCGGTACCGGGCGATCGCATGGGACGGCCGGGGCTGCGGGAAATCTCCGTCCCCCACGGAGACGGCCGATTATATCGGTGATTTGCGTGCATTCATGGATCATCTGCAGCTGGAGGAAGCAGTCCTCGTCGGACATTCGATAGGCGGGCAAATTGCTACGGAATTTGCCTTGACTTATCCGCAGCGGGTATCTAAGCTTGTGCTTATAGCTCCCGACTTATCGGGTTTTCCCTACAGCAAGGAATTTATGGAATGGATGGAGTCAATACGATCGGCAGCCCCGGATATCGAGCGAATGATGGAGATTTCCCTGGCGTCCGCATCGTACCGCGTCGTGATGGCCAGCCCGCAGAGAGAACTTATGACGGAGATGTGGAAATACAATACCGGAAAAATGTTCGAGTGGGCGACATGGGAGTCGGTATGGCCGAAACCTCCGGCGTTCGAGCGGCTCGGCGAACTGAGCGTTCCGACTTGCTTTATTCTTGGCAAGGAAGATGTGCCCGATCTGCATCGAATAGCCGAATGCTTTCGAGCGGTTCCCGATATCCGTTTTGTCGAAATTGAAGGAGCCGATCATAAACCGACGCTTACCCATCCGGAAGAGATCTGCCGCCACATTACCGAATTTTTGGAGGATTGA
- a CDS encoding TetR/AcrR family transcriptional regulator: protein MPRTPEENERIRQAAKEKIQAAAMTLFIQKGYHATSIDDVAKQAQISKGLLYNYYKGKEELLAAIVRVRIEEVAEVMDSAAAQKTPADRIRRIVEGAIENVYRRPDVYRFFLNLQTQPQDDRVLAAYSEQLNEESRKQFEVQCRIFEQLGAKEPRMRSLYFSSALQGAMLMMTMYHEGFPVEKIKEHLIHEYCTAESVDSGGAAGDKTDIQ, encoded by the coding sequence GTGCCGCGTACTCCTGAAGAAAATGAACGTATACGACAAGCCGCCAAAGAGAAAATCCAAGCGGCGGCGATGACGCTTTTCATTCAAAAAGGCTACCATGCCACCTCCATCGACGACGTAGCAAAGCAGGCCCAAATCTCGAAAGGCCTGCTTTACAATTATTACAAAGGCAAAGAGGAGCTTCTGGCCGCCATAGTCCGGGTACGGATCGAAGAAGTGGCGGAAGTGATGGACAGCGCCGCCGCGCAGAAAACGCCGGCCGACCGGATTCGCCGTATCGTCGAGGGTGCGATAGAAAATGTATACCGGCGGCCGGACGTATACCGGTTTTTCCTGAATTTGCAAACGCAGCCGCAGGATGATCGCGTGCTCGCCGCCTACAGCGAGCAGTTGAACGAGGAATCGCGCAAGCAGTTCGAAGTGCAGTGCCGGATTTTCGAACAGCTCGGGGCGAAGGAGCCAAGAATGAGATCGCTGTATTTCTCCTCCGCGCTGCAAGGCGCGATGCTGATGATGACCATGTACCATGAAGGCTTTCCGGTCGAGAAGATCAAGGAACATCTCATTCACGAATACTGTACGGCTGAGAGCGTGGATAGCGGAGGAGCGGCGGGCGACAAGACGGATATTCAGTGA
- a CDS encoding sugar phosphate isomerase/epimerase family protein has translation MSYLSVSTWSLHRLLGPLRWTEWDAAAGTHKTNEQEQPQILTLLELPAEAAKRGYRAVEVCHFHFPSTEPAYLGQLREAFSAAGISFDTLLLDYGDLTAADEARREADLELIRRWIGVASEAGAKQIRVIAGDAPPSDEQAIRQSAAALCGLADYASEHGVRVVTENFRPLTSTGESCARLLQETAGKVGMITDFGNFMPPSKYDEFAATLPASVSVHAKAQYDSDGMPDEAEYRRCLDAVKASGYDGAVVLIYDGPGDMWEGLERIRRIVEPYL, from the coding sequence ATGTCTTATTTATCCGTAAGCACCTGGAGTCTGCACCGGCTGCTCGGACCGCTTCGCTGGACGGAGTGGGATGCCGCCGCCGGGACGCACAAGACAAACGAACAGGAGCAGCCGCAAATATTGACGCTGCTCGAGCTGCCCGCTGAGGCGGCGAAACGAGGCTACCGGGCGGTAGAGGTATGCCACTTCCATTTTCCGTCGACCGAGCCGGCTTATCTGGGGCAGCTTCGCGAGGCTTTTTCCGCTGCGGGGATTTCGTTTGACACGCTGCTGCTCGACTACGGCGACTTGACCGCCGCTGACGAAGCGCGGCGCGAAGCCGATCTGGAGCTTATCCGCCGCTGGATCGGCGTTGCCTCCGAAGCCGGCGCCAAGCAGATCCGCGTTATCGCCGGCGACGCGCCGCCATCGGATGAACAGGCCATCCGCCAATCGGCTGCGGCGCTGTGCGGGCTGGCCGATTACGCCTCGGAGCATGGCGTCCGCGTCGTTACGGAAAATTTCCGCCCCCTGACCTCCACGGGGGAAAGCTGCGCCCGCCTGTTGCAGGAAACCGCAGGCAAAGTCGGCATGATTACCGATTTCGGCAATTTCATGCCGCCATCCAAGTATGACGAGTTTGCCGCGACGCTGCCGGCCAGCGTGTCCGTCCACGCCAAAGCCCAGTACGATTCGGACGGCATGCCGGACGAGGCGGAATATCGCCGCTGCCTGGATGCGGTGAAGGCGTCCGGGTATGACGGCGCAGTCGTGCTCATTTACGACGGGCCGGGCGATATGTGGGAAGGGCTGGAGCGAATCCGCCGGATCGTTGAGCCGTATTTGTAA
- a CDS encoding CBO0543 family protein yields MERYLLMSNEQLHEMQQNNAFFEVQRWLNNSIFTWTWWFVLGILVIPWCIAVILIDRKRAHSIWFFGLVVLIITSFIDDLGAEIGIWVYPVKLLPYSLIAFPFDFSIIPVAQMLIFQYFSTWKTFFLALVLQAITFAFIGEPFSVWIEAIAYYGWNYFYSFLFYIFTGTFSRAFVNYWTPKA; encoded by the coding sequence TTGGAACGGTACTTATTAATGAGTAATGAACAACTTCATGAAATGCAGCAAAATAATGCATTTTTTGAAGTTCAAAGATGGCTAAATAATAGCATATTTACTTGGACTTGGTGGTTCGTACTTGGTATTCTCGTTATTCCATGGTGCATCGCCGTAATACTTATTGATCGTAAGAGAGCCCATTCTATTTGGTTTTTCGGTCTAGTGGTACTGATTATCACTTCTTTTATAGACGACCTCGGTGCCGAAATTGGTATTTGGGTTTATCCTGTTAAGTTGCTTCCTTACTCTCTCATTGCTTTTCCTTTTGATTTCTCCATTATTCCCGTTGCACAAATGTTGATTTTTCAATATTTCTCAACATGGAAAACTTTTTTCCTTGCCTTGGTTCTCCAGGCAATTACCTTTGCATTTATCGGCGAACCGTTTTCCGTTTGGATCGAAGCTATCGCGTATTATGGCTGGAACTACTTTTATTCCTTTCTTTTTTACATATTCACCGGTACTTTCAGTAGGGCATTTGTAAATTACTGGACGCCAAAAGCATGA
- a CDS encoding DEAD/DEAH box helicase: MSFTLTHKVIKSLCGQTSFERGRDYVSAKKVVFSRQDDETSQYDAAVEGKETYRVAVRIDDLGGVHAACSCPALPTYAKFCGHIAAVLLSIHDSRRGGQPPLRSYASSLRSPEEAGQPLLSPARPADDASGISPEDRRLASGMLGLFGALRQHPAGARSFAETRSVLDVEFTLKPYACGPGYGRMMFAVELKVGPKRLYIVPGVKQFLERIDRREPFFFSSHFTYNPELHCFRQQDEAILQELIRIHRNEKLYRETPNAVPAYSGGVRNDRILLIPPFAWENISSLLAETPAAKLEHNGRIFEGIRWSDEPLPLHFALDASDSGGYLLGVHGLDSIAVLEEYGVALAEGTLKKLHPEEGRRLAELKRMLEASRRDEVRIPPEQIGPFVEKVVPGLMKLGQVRMADAVSGRLVQIPLKARLYLDRVKDRLLAGLEFQYGDIVINPLEEAGQRRGEDRILVRDGERERAILELMEMSPFAKTEAGYFLDDEDGEYEFLYHVVPQLEKLVQIYATSAVKERIYIGRTPAQVSVNVDERTDWLEFKFDIDGIPESQIRNLLKSLEEKRRYYKLPGGALMPLESAEFQEIVRFLNEVGIRHGDVKDAELRIPVVRGMALLDSEKPGDAVKLGKSFRRLLENMRNPDNLDFPVPESLASTLRDYQKYGFEWLKTLAHYRFGGILADDMGLGKTVQSIAYLVSVLPEIRERGMPVLVVAPASLVYNWRNELSRFAPEIVPVIPDGSKAERSRMLKDLSDSGADVVITSYPLLRRDIELYAGRSFHTLILDEAQMFKNYATQTAQAVKSVQARHRFALTGTPVENRLEELWSIFDAVFPGLFPGRKAFGELSREAVARRARPFLLRRVKSDVLKELPEKIETLQASELLPEQKKLYVAYLAKLRQETVKHLDADTFDKNRIKILAGLTRLRQLCCHPALFVEGYAGSSAKFEQLLQIVDDCRSAGKRMLVFSQFTEMLGLIGKELGYRGVPFFYLDGQTPAEERVGLCSRFNAGERDLFLISLRAGGTGLNLTGADTVILYDLWWNPAVEEQAADRAHRIGQKSVVQVIRLVAKGTVEDKMYELQQRKKSLIEEVIRPGQESLSGLTEQEIREILMV; the protein is encoded by the coding sequence ATGAGCTTTACTCTGACCCACAAGGTCATCAAATCGTTGTGCGGGCAAACATCGTTTGAGAGAGGAAGAGATTACGTCAGCGCCAAAAAGGTCGTGTTCTCGCGGCAGGACGACGAAACCTCGCAATACGATGCCGCGGTTGAAGGAAAAGAAACTTACCGCGTCGCGGTGCGCATCGACGATCTCGGCGGCGTGCATGCGGCATGCAGCTGTCCCGCGCTTCCAACCTATGCCAAATTTTGCGGTCATATCGCCGCCGTGCTGCTGAGCATCCACGACAGCCGCCGCGGGGGTCAGCCGCCGCTCCGTTCGTACGCCTCTTCACTGCGATCGCCGGAAGAGGCCGGCCAACCTCTGCTTAGCCCGGCTCGTCCGGCGGATGACGCTTCGGGGATTTCGCCGGAAGACCGAAGGCTGGCCAGCGGCATGCTGGGATTGTTCGGCGCATTGCGGCAGCATCCGGCGGGAGCCCGCTCTTTTGCGGAAACGAGATCGGTTCTCGATGTCGAGTTTACTTTAAAGCCGTATGCCTGCGGACCCGGATACGGCAGGATGATGTTTGCCGTGGAGCTGAAGGTCGGACCCAAGCGGCTGTATATCGTACCGGGCGTGAAACAGTTTCTGGAACGGATCGACCGGCGGGAGCCTTTCTTTTTTTCCAGCCATTTCACTTACAATCCGGAACTTCACTGCTTTCGGCAGCAGGATGAGGCGATTCTTCAAGAGCTGATTCGCATCCACCGGAATGAAAAATTGTACCGCGAAACGCCGAATGCCGTTCCCGCTTACAGCGGCGGTGTGCGCAACGATCGCATACTGCTGATTCCTCCGTTTGCGTGGGAAAACATCTCATCGCTGCTCGCTGAAACGCCGGCGGCGAAATTGGAGCATAACGGCCGCATCTTCGAAGGCATCCGCTGGTCGGACGAGCCGCTGCCGCTGCATTTTGCATTAGACGCGTCGGATTCCGGCGGGTACCTGCTGGGCGTGCACGGTTTGGACAGCATAGCCGTATTGGAAGAATACGGGGTGGCGCTTGCCGAAGGAACGCTTAAGAAGCTGCATCCGGAGGAAGGCCGGCGCCTGGCGGAGCTGAAGCGGATGCTCGAAGCTTCCCGCAGGGACGAAGTCCGGATCCCGCCTGAGCAAATCGGGCCATTTGTGGAAAAGGTCGTTCCCGGGCTGATGAAGCTCGGCCAAGTGCGCATGGCCGACGCCGTTTCCGGCCGGCTCGTGCAAATCCCGCTGAAAGCGAGGCTGTATCTGGATCGGGTCAAGGACCGGCTGCTGGCCGGGCTTGAGTTTCAATACGGCGATATCGTCATCAATCCGCTGGAGGAAGCCGGGCAAAGGCGCGGCGAGGATCGCATTCTGGTGCGGGACGGGGAGCGGGAACGCGCCATTCTCGAGCTGATGGAGATGAGCCCTTTTGCGAAGACGGAAGCCGGATACTTTTTGGATGACGAGGACGGCGAATACGAGTTTTTGTACCACGTCGTCCCTCAGCTGGAGAAGCTCGTCCAAATTTACGCCACGTCCGCCGTCAAGGAGCGGATTTACATCGGGCGCACACCTGCCCAAGTCTCGGTCAATGTGGACGAACGCACCGATTGGCTGGAGTTCAAATTTGACATTGACGGTATTCCCGAATCGCAAATCCGGAATTTGCTTAAATCTCTCGAAGAGAAACGCAGATATTACAAACTGCCCGGCGGTGCGCTGATGCCGCTCGAAAGCGCCGAGTTTCAGGAAATTGTCCGTTTCCTGAATGAAGTGGGGATTCGGCACGGGGACGTGAAGGACGCGGAACTCCGTATTCCTGTTGTGCGCGGAATGGCTTTGCTCGACTCCGAAAAGCCGGGAGATGCAGTGAAGCTCGGAAAATCGTTCCGACGGCTGCTGGAGAATATGCGCAATCCCGATAATCTCGATTTCCCCGTGCCGGAAAGCCTCGCCTCCACCCTGCGGGATTACCAGAAATACGGCTTCGAATGGCTGAAAACGCTGGCCCACTACCGGTTCGGCGGCATTTTGGCGGACGACATGGGGCTCGGCAAAACGGTGCAAAGCATCGCCTACCTTGTCTCCGTCCTGCCGGAAATCCGCGAGCGCGGTATGCCGGTGCTGGTTGTCGCTCCCGCATCGCTTGTCTACAACTGGCGAAATGAGCTGAGCAGGTTCGCGCCGGAGATCGTCCCGGTCATTCCGGACGGGAGCAAAGCGGAACGCAGCCGCATGTTGAAGGACTTATCCGACTCCGGGGCCGACGTCGTCATCACCTCTTACCCGCTTTTGCGCAGAGATATCGAGCTGTATGCGGGGCGATCGTTCCATACGCTGATCCTGGATGAAGCGCAGATGTTCAAGAACTACGCGACCCAGACCGCGCAGGCGGTGAAATCCGTGCAGGCGCGGCATCGCTTCGCTCTTACCGGAACGCCGGTGGAAAACCGCCTGGAGGAGCTGTGGTCGATATTCGATGCCGTTTTCCCCGGCTTGTTCCCGGGCCGCAAGGCGTTCGGCGAATTGTCGCGGGAAGCGGTGGCGCGGCGGGCACGACCATTTTTGCTGCGCCGGGTCAAAAGCGACGTGCTGAAGGAGCTGCCGGAAAAAATCGAGACGCTGCAGGCGTCCGAGCTGCTGCCGGAGCAGAAAAAGCTGTACGTCGCCTATCTCGCCAAGCTGCGGCAGGAAACCGTGAAGCATCTGGACGCGGACACCTTCGACAAAAACCGCATCAAAATTTTGGCCGGCTTGACCCGGCTTCGTCAGCTATGCTGCCACCCCGCCTTGTTCGTGGAAGGTTATGCCGGCAGCTCGGCCAAATTCGAGCAGTTGCTGCAAATTGTGGACGATTGCCGGAGCGCGGGAAAACGAATGCTCGTCTTTTCGCAGTTTACGGAAATGCTCGGTTTGATCGGCAAGGAGCTCGGCTACCGGGGCGTGCCGTTTTTTTACCTGGACGGCCAAACTCCCGCCGAGGAGCGCGTCGGGCTGTGCAGCCGCTTTAATGCCGGGGAACGCGACCTGTTCCTCATCTCGCTCAGGGCCGGCGGCACCGGGCTTAACCTCACGGGCGCGGACACGGTCATTTTGTACGACCTGTGGTGGAATCCCGCCGTTGAGGAGCAGGCCGCCGACCGCGCGCACCGCATCGGCCAGAAAAGCGTCGTGCAGGTCATCCGCCTCGTCGCCAAAGGGACCGTGGAAGACAAGATGTATGAGCTTCAGCAGAGAAAGAAAAGCTTGATCGAGGAAGTTATCCGGCCCGGCCAAGAATCGTTGTCCGGACTCACCGAGCAGGAGATTCGGGAAATTTTGATGGTTTGA
- a CDS encoding Gfo/Idh/MocA family protein — MATVQLGIIMNGVTGRMGTNQHLIRSIVAIRKQGGVALPNGDVVMPDPILVGRSESKLRALAEAHGISRWSTNLDECLNDDYNQIYFDSQTTQLRAESLKKAIAKGKHIYTEKPIAESFEESVELAKLAKEAGVKNGVVQDKLFLPGLIKLKRLIDSGFFGRILSVRLEFGYWVFEGDWQPGQRPSWNYRKEDGGGIIVDMFAHWRYVLDNLFGDVKSVSCLGVTHIPERIDEQGKPYACTADDAAYATFLLEGDIVVQANSSWAVRVDRDELVNIQVDGTLGSAVAGLRECKTQHRVNTPKPVWNPDIPNPFQFREQWEPVPDNQVFDNGFKVQWELFLKHVAADAPFQWDLLEGAKGTQLAELAIRSWKERRWIDIPELSL, encoded by the coding sequence ATGGCTACGGTACAATTAGGAATCATTATGAACGGCGTGACGGGGCGGATGGGGACGAACCAGCATTTGATCCGCTCCATCGTGGCGATTCGCAAGCAGGGCGGCGTCGCATTGCCGAACGGAGATGTTGTTATGCCGGACCCTATTCTTGTCGGGCGGTCGGAAAGCAAGCTTCGCGCATTGGCGGAAGCGCACGGCATTTCCCGCTGGAGCACCAATTTGGATGAATGCCTGAACGATGATTACAACCAAATTTACTTCGACTCCCAAACGACGCAGCTGCGCGCGGAAAGCCTTAAAAAAGCTATTGCCAAGGGCAAGCATATTTATACCGAAAAGCCGATCGCCGAGAGCTTCGAGGAGTCGGTCGAGCTGGCCAAACTGGCGAAGGAAGCGGGGGTGAAAAACGGCGTCGTGCAGGATAAGCTGTTTTTGCCGGGCCTGATCAAGCTGAAACGGCTTATCGATTCCGGGTTTTTCGGGCGTATTTTGTCGGTGCGGCTGGAATTCGGCTACTGGGTGTTCGAGGGAGACTGGCAGCCGGGGCAGCGGCCTTCGTGGAACTACCGCAAGGAGGACGGCGGCGGCATCATCGTCGATATGTTCGCTCACTGGCGTTACGTGCTGGACAATTTGTTCGGCGATGTCAAGTCGGTATCTTGCCTCGGCGTGACGCACATTCCAGAGCGCATTGACGAGCAGGGCAAGCCGTATGCCTGTACGGCCGACGATGCGGCATACGCGACGTTTTTGCTCGAAGGCGATATCGTGGTGCAGGCCAACTCGTCCTGGGCGGTTCGCGTCGACCGCGACGAGCTGGTCAATATTCAGGTCGACGGTACGCTCGGCAGCGCCGTGGCCGGACTGCGCGAGTGCAAGACCCAGCACAGAGTCAACACGCCGAAGCCGGTATGGAATCCGGACATCCCGAATCCGTTCCAGTTCCGCGAGCAGTGGGAGCCGGTGCCGGACAACCAGGTTTTCGACAACGGGTTTAAAGTTCAGTGGGAGCTGTTCCTGAAGCATGTCGCGGCGGATGCTCCGTTCCAATGGGATCTGCTTGAGGGCGCGAAAGGGACGCAGCTGGCGGAGCTGGCTATCCGGTCGTGGAAGGAACGCCGCTGGATCGACATTCCGGAGCTGTCTTTGTAA
- a CDS encoding dihydrodipicolinate synthase family protein, with protein MIIKLPRSDRSLYDYELGRHEPVRLAQGSFQSRTAFSAAHVVCDPWADSDPLNQAKIDMEATLAYRRRLWSLGFAVAEAMDTAQRGMGLGWDGAKELIRHSIAEAKAVGGHVASGAGTDHLAVRPGLTLEQVEAAYEEQVSYIEGLGGHIILMASRALAAVAKGPDDYERVYGRILSQVSRPVILHWLGDMFDPALAGYWGHKDVDAAMQVCLNIIRSNADKIDGIKISLLDADKEIVMRRQLPPNVRMYTGDDFNYPELIKGDEAGYSHALLGIFDAIAPVASKALTALDEGRTDEYFGLMNKTLPLSRHIFQKPTYAYKTGVVFMAYLNGYQPHFRMIGGAEGARSAIHLAELFVLADEAGLLSDPELAAKRMNLILTLSGMN; from the coding sequence ATGATCATCAAATTACCCCGATCGGACCGTTCTCTTTACGATTATGAGCTTGGCCGTCATGAACCGGTGCGGCTTGCGCAAGGCTCGTTCCAAAGCCGGACCGCTTTTTCTGCGGCGCATGTCGTGTGTGACCCGTGGGCGGACAGCGATCCGCTGAACCAGGCGAAGATCGACATGGAGGCGACGCTCGCTTACCGCCGCCGGCTTTGGTCGCTTGGCTTCGCGGTGGCCGAAGCGATGGATACCGCACAGCGCGGCATGGGGCTCGGCTGGGACGGCGCCAAGGAGCTGATCCGCCATTCGATCGCGGAAGCGAAAGCCGTGGGCGGCCATGTCGCCAGCGGCGCAGGCACCGATCATCTCGCGGTAAGGCCGGGTCTTACCCTGGAGCAGGTCGAAGCCGCTTACGAGGAGCAGGTGTCTTACATCGAGGGGCTAGGCGGGCACATCATCCTGATGGCCAGCCGCGCGCTTGCCGCCGTCGCCAAAGGGCCGGACGATTACGAGCGGGTGTACGGCCGCATTTTAAGCCAGGTGTCGCGGCCGGTTATCCTGCACTGGCTCGGCGATATGTTCGATCCGGCGCTCGCTGGCTACTGGGGCCACAAGGACGTCGATGCGGCAATGCAGGTGTGCCTGAACATCATTCGCAGCAATGCGGATAAAATCGACGGCATCAAAATTTCGCTGCTCGATGCGGACAAGGAAATCGTCATGCGACGCCAGCTGCCGCCGAACGTGCGGATGTACACCGGCGACGATTTCAACTATCCCGAGCTGATCAAAGGCGACGAGGCGGGCTACAGCCATGCGCTGCTCGGCATTTTCGACGCGATCGCGCCGGTTGCTTCGAAAGCGCTGACAGCACTTGACGAAGGCCGGACGGACGAATATTTCGGGCTGATGAACAAAACGCTGCCGTTATCGCGGCATATTTTCCAAAAGCCGACGTATGCGTACAAAACCGGCGTTGTGTTTATGGCATACCTGAACGGCTACCAGCCGCATTTCCGGATGATCGGCGGCGCGGAGGGCGCACGCAGCGCGATCCATTTGGCCGAGCTGTTCGTGCTGGCCGACGAGGCCGGGCTGCTGTCCGATCCGGAGCTCGCCGCGAAGCGGATGAATCTGATCCTGACGTTGTCGGGGATGAACTGA